AGCAGCACCGGGCTGTCGATGCGTCCCACCTGGTAACGGCGGTCGAAGCCCGCGTAGCCGGTGAGGTCCGCCGCGATGACCTCCGGGCAGACCCGGCGCAACTGCCAGACGACTTCGCGTGCGCGCTGCGGTGGAGTGCGCCGACCGGTCATCGACTGTGACCAGCCCTCCAGGATCTGCGCTCCGTTCAGGAGCAGCATCTCCAGCAGTGTGTCGCTGACCGTCGGGGTGTAATCGGAACCTTCCGCGGAGATGACGGCGCGGTAGAAGTCCGGGCGCCGCGCGGCGAGTTCGAGCACCATGTTGCCGCCCATCGAGCAGCCCACGATGACAGGGTTCTCCAGGCCCAGCGCGGCCATGAACTCCTCGTTGAAGTCGGCGTGGTCGCTGATGGACCGGAACGCTCCGCCGGCCGGTTCCAGGGTCTTGCCGTGGCCGGGAGCGTCGAGGGAGATCACTCGGAACTCGTCGGACAGACCCTCCACCACATGGCGGTACATCAAGGTGTCCTGACCTGCCGCGTGGATACAGACGATCGGGATGCCCTCTCCTGCCTCCTCGTAGTACGTCCGCAGGCCGCCCACCTCCGCGTAGCGCCCGGTGACCTCGGTGTGGCGGCCCGGCGTGGGATCCGGTGCGTACGGGCCGGGCTCGGCCGCGGGTTTGCCGGTCCTCGACAGCGCACCGAGCAGAAGCCACATGGCCTTGACGTTGCGCATGGCGGCGACGCCGTCGCCCTCCACGGTGAGTTGTCCGAGGCCGGGCGAGGTGCCCCTGAACCAGTCGGTGTCGCCGTCGATCACGCGGCGCCACTCCGCGTCCGGGGCTGCGAGCGTGATGTCGGCCCCCTGTGGGTGCGTGCCCCGCAGGACGGAGACGGCCCGCCCGTCCCGGGTGTCGATCGTCCAGGAGGCCCGATCACCGCGGAACTCGATGCGGGCGGGGAAGTACTTGGCCGCCTCCCCCCACTGGGGGTCGGCGTTGACCTCGGCCAGGGCCGCCTCCCACCAGGACTCCCGCTCGAACTCGTCGAGGGCGCGGGAAGCGCTCGTCACCTTTGACATGGTCACCCTCCATTGGATCCATTGTGCTCCTTGCCTGAGACCCTCGCTCGTGAAATCCGGCTAGTCAATGCCGCAAGAGGCAATGCTCATGTAACATAAAGATAACGCACACTTGCATGTGGATCCATTTAGGTCGAGTGTGAAACGAACGCAGAAGCCGGTTGCCCCCCGCCCGGCCGAGCCGCGCGCTCACATCTGGAGGCGTCCGTGCCCACATACAAAAAGCTCACCCCGACATCCCCCTGGGTGGATGTCGCCACGACCAAGAAGGACTGGGACAGCGCCGATCCCGCTCTGCTGATGACGATGTTCAGCCAGACGCTCCTCATCCGCACCTTCGAGGAGTACGTTCTGTCGCTCGCCTCCCAAGGGCTGGTTCATGGGCCCGCGCACTCCAGCATCGGCCAGGAGGGCGGAGCCGTGGGGTCGGTGCTCACGCTCACCGGCAGGGACTATGTGAACGGGTCCCACCGCGGGCACCACCAGTTCCTGGCCAAGACGCTGGGATATGTGGCGCCCGACGGAATCGACCCCCGGGCGCCCCTGTCCGAGGCGCTGCGCACCGTTCTCTCCCGCAGCCTGTCCGAGATCTGCGGACTGGCCGACGGCTACTGCCGCGGGCGTGGTGGATCGATGCACCTGCGGTGGCGCGAGGCAGGTGCCATGGGGACCAACGCCATCGTGGGCGGCGGCGTCCCGCAGGCCGCGGGATTCGCCTGGGCGGCGCGCCACGCCGGCACGGACGCGGTCTCCATCTCCTACTTCGGAGACGGTGCGGTCAACATCGGATCCGTCCTGGAGAGCCTCAATCTCGCCGGCGCGTGGCAGCTGCCGGTGTGCTTCTTCATCGAGAACAACCAGTACGCGGTCTCGACCCACGTCGACGAGGTCACCGCCGAGCCCCGGCTGTCGGCCCGCGGCCTGGGATTCAACATCCCCAGCTGGCGCGTCGACGGCATGGACCCGCTGGCCGTCCACCTGGCCACCGGCGAAGCGGTGGCCCATATGAGACAGGGCAAGGGCCCCACCGTCGTAGAAGCGGACGTCTACCGCTACTTCCATCAGAACGGCCCCTTCCCCGGCAGCGCCTTCGGTTACCGGACCAAGGAGGAGGAACAGCGGTGGCGGGAACGCGATCCGCTGGCGCTTGTCTCCTCCCATCTCGTACGGCGGGGGATCCTCACCGAAGAGGAGGTGACCCAGTGCACGCGTCGTGCGCGGGCCGAGATGGAGGCTGTCGGCGACGAACTGCTGGAGCCCGTGCCGGGAGGCAAGCCGGGGCAGCGGCAGATCAAGCCTCAGCTGTGGCCGGACCCCGACTTCCGTGACGTCGGGATCCGCGGCAGCCTCGGCGAGTTGGAGGGGGTCCGCACCGCCGAACTCTCCGACTTCGCCGGCGCCACGCAGGAGCGCAAGTTCATCGACGTGGTGGCCGGGGTGATGCACCGGCGCATGTCCGAGGACGACCGCATCATCGTGATGGGCGAGGACGTGCACCGCCTCAAGGGCGGCACGAACGGCGCCACGCGCGGTCTTTCCGAGCTGTTCCCCACTCGTGTCCTCGGCACTCCTATCAGCGAGAACGCCTTCGCCGGCCTCGCGGGCGGAATCGCCCTGGAGGGCCGCTACCGGCCGGTGGTGGAGTTCATGTACGCGGACTTCATGTGGGTCGCGGCGGACCAGCTGTTCAACCAGATCGGCAAGGCACGGCACATGTTCGGGGGCGAGAGCGACGTGCCTCTGGTCCTGCGCAGCAAGGTGGCCATGGGCACCGGCTACGGCTCGCAGCACTCCATGGATCCGGCGGGCATCCTCGCCACCGCGGCCGGCTGGCGCGTCGTCGCGCCGTCCAGCCCCTTCGACTACATCGGCCTCATGAACAGCGCGCTGCGCTGCGACGACCCCGTGGTCGTGCTGGAACACGTCGATCTCTACGGGACCACGGGCGAGGTCCCGGTGGACGACTACGACTACCACCTGCCCGTGGGCAAGGCCGCGGTTCGCCGGACGGGGTCGGACATCACCGTGCTGACCTACCTGGCGATGACCAAGTACGTCCTTCAGGCCGTGGAAGGCGGTGACGTGGACGCCGAGGTGGTCGACCTGCGCTGGCTGGACCGGGCCAGCATCGACTGGGACACCATCGGCGCGAGCATCCGCAAGACCGGCAACGTCCTGATCGCCGAGCAGGGAGCCCTCGGCACCTCGTACGGAGGCTGGCTGGCGGACGAGATCCAGCGCCGCTACTTCGACTGGCTGGACCAGCCCGTTCAGCGGGTGACCGGAGGCGAGGCATCCCCGAGCATCAGCAAGGTCCTCGAACGGGCGGCCATCGCGCAGACCGAAGAAGTCGCCGCACAGCTCAAGAAGATCACCGGTCGCTGAACCGACGGCACCTACGCAACACGGAGGAAACCATGGCTGACCTGCTCCGCATGCCGGAGGTCGCGGCTGGTTCGACGGCGGCGGTCCTGTCCGGCTGGCCCGTCGCCGAGGGCGCTTCGTTCAGCGCGGGCGACTCACTCGTGGTCGTCGAGACCGACAAGGCCGAGGTGGACGTACCGGCCACGTCGGACGGCAGTCTGCTCAAGACCCTCGTACCCGCCGGCACCGAGGTGGAAGTCGGCAGCCCCATCGCGGTGATCACCATGCCGGGTGAGGAGGTGAGGGATCTCGAAACCCTTTTCGTCAGCCTCGGCATCGCGCAACCCGCGGAGTTCACGGAGGCCGTGCGCCGGGACGTTCCCGACCCGGCCTCGACGCCGCCGACGTCCGAACCGCCCACGTCCGAACCGCCGATGTCCGCCATGCCCGCGCGCGTCCCCCACCAGACCCAGGGCCGGATCTTCGCCAGCCCTCTGGCCCGCCGCCTGGCCCGCGAGGCCGGCATCGCCATCGAGTCGATCACCGGCACGGGACCGGGCGGCCGCATCGTCCGCGACGACATCACCCGCGCCGTCGCCGCGACGCCGGATCCGGCGCCCGCGGCACCACGCACGTCCGAGACCGTGCCGCTCCCCGCACAGCGGACGCCGGCACCCGAAGCCGTCCCGCCGTACGAGACGATCCCGCACTCCCGGATACGCCGCGCCATCGCCACCCGGCTCACCGAGAGCAAACAGAACGCTCCTCACTTCTACCTCAAGGGGCAGATCCGCGTAGGTGAGCTCCTGTCTCTGCGCCGGCAGCTCAACGCGGCGGGCGACGTGAAGATCTCCGTCAACGACCTGCTCATCAAGGCCGTTGCCAAGGCTCACGTCCAGGTTCCCGAGATGAACGTCATCTGGACCGACGACGCGGTACACCGCTTCGATGCCGTCGACATCTCGGTGGCCATCGCGACCGAGTCGGGCCTGGTCACCCCCGTGCTGCGGAACGTCGGCGGCCTCTCCCTGTCGGCCATCTCCACCCAGGTCCGCGCCTTCGGCGAGCAGGCCCGCGGCGGCACTCTGCGCCAGAGAGACCTCGAAGGGGGCTCGATCACCATCAGCAACCTGGGGATGTACGGAGCCGAGGAGTTCAGCGCGATCATCAACCCGCCCCAGGCCGCCATCCTCGCGGTGGGGACAACGACGCGCGCTCCGGTCGTCGCGGACGACGGAAGTCTCCAGGCGGCGGACCTGATGACTCTGACCCTGTCGGTCGATCACCGTCCGGCGGACGGCACCTTGGCGGCCCGCTGGTTCTCCGCGCTGCGGGAGCACATCGAGACGCCGCTACGGCTGCTGACCTGAACAGCCGCCGACACCTCCGCGAAAGCGCGCCACCCGGGACAACGCTCCTCGGATGTCCGCTGCTCGCGACCGGGCCCGAAAGGCCGTCAAGCTCGGTGATGGAACTCCTCGAAAGCACCCGTCGCGCCGTAGCAGTGGCGCCGGCCGCCCGCCGTACGGCCGGCCCGCAGCCGTGCGTAGAACTCCAGCGCCAGCGGTGAACTCCGGGGTGCGGAAGAGGTCGCGGTAGGTGCGCATGGCCGGGGAGTATGTCCGGCTCGTCCGCACTCGACCGACGGGTGCCCGGCGGACGGCGGACTCGTACAGGCCGCCGCCCGCCGTGAGACGAGCCGGCGGTCGGCGCGCGTCCGACAGAACGCCCGGGCGAGCGGCGGAGTGACCGGCCGGCGCGTGGCGATCCGCTCAAGGTTCACCTCGTCGCGGAGTCCGTCATTCCTCCGCGTCGCGGACCAGGAGCGCGATCTGTACCCGGTTCTCGACCGCCAGTTTGGCGAACAGGTTGCCCGTGTGTGCCTTGACGGTCGCGATGCTGATGTGCAGCCTCCGGGCGATCTCCGGGTTGCCCAGCCCCTCCGCGATGGCCCGGGCGGTTTCGAGTTCTCGTTCGGTCAGCGCGGCCAGCTGTCTCCGTGCGGCTTCGCGGGACGAGTCGCGAGCGTAGGAGGACCGTGGCCCGGTGGCTGCGGCGATCACCCGTGCCGTGGCCGCTGGAGACAGTACGGGGTTGCCCTCGGCGACGGTCCGCACCGCATCGAGAATCCGCGGCGGCGGGGTGTCTTTGAGCACGAACCCGAGTGCTCCTGCGTCCAGCGCGCCGAGCACCAGAGCATCGGCGTCGAACGTGGTCAACATGAGCACCCGGGGTGGCGCCCGGCGGGTGAGGATTTCCCGGGTCGCGCTGAGACCGTCACGGCCGGGCATCCGCACGTCCATCAGCACGACGTCCGGCCGCTGCTCATCCACCACGGTGATCGCGGCGTCCCCGTCGGCGGCCTCCGCGACGACGGTCA
The nucleotide sequence above comes from Streptomyces sp. NBC_01716. Encoded proteins:
- a CDS encoding alpha-ketoacid dehydrogenase subunit alpha/beta, whose product is MPTYKKLTPTSPWVDVATTKKDWDSADPALLMTMFSQTLLIRTFEEYVLSLASQGLVHGPAHSSIGQEGGAVGSVLTLTGRDYVNGSHRGHHQFLAKTLGYVAPDGIDPRAPLSEALRTVLSRSLSEICGLADGYCRGRGGSMHLRWREAGAMGTNAIVGGGVPQAAGFAWAARHAGTDAVSISYFGDGAVNIGSVLESLNLAGAWQLPVCFFIENNQYAVSTHVDEVTAEPRLSARGLGFNIPSWRVDGMDPLAVHLATGEAVAHMRQGKGPTVVEADVYRYFHQNGPFPGSAFGYRTKEEEQRWRERDPLALVSSHLVRRGILTEEEVTQCTRRARAEMEAVGDELLEPVPGGKPGQRQIKPQLWPDPDFRDVGIRGSLGELEGVRTAELSDFAGATQERKFIDVVAGVMHRRMSEDDRIIVMGEDVHRLKGGTNGATRGLSELFPTRVLGTPISENAFAGLAGGIALEGRYRPVVEFMYADFMWVAADQLFNQIGKARHMFGGESDVPLVLRSKVAMGTGYGSQHSMDPAGILATAAGWRVVAPSSPFDYIGLMNSALRCDDPVVVLEHVDLYGTTGEVPVDDYDYHLPVGKAAVRRTGSDITVLTYLAMTKYVLQAVEGGDVDAEVVDLRWLDRASIDWDTIGASIRKTGNVLIAEQGALGTSYGGWLADEIQRRYFDWLDQPVQRVTGGEASPSISKVLERAAIAQTEEVAAQLKKITGR
- a CDS encoding response regulator transcription factor; protein product: MDSEREPVRVVIVDDDQLVRVVLRLVIDGEPDLTVVAEAADGDAAITVVDEQRPDVVLMDVRMPGRDGLSATREILTRRAPPRVLMLTTFDADALVLGALDAGALGFVLKDTPPPRILDAVRTVAEGNPVLSPAATARVIAAATGPRSSYARDSSREAARRQLAALTERELETARAIAEGLGNPEIARRLHISIATVKAHTGNLFAKLAVENRVQIALLVRDAEE
- a CDS encoding alpha/beta hydrolase, with amino-acid sequence MTSASRALDEFERESWWEAALAEVNADPQWGEAAKYFPARIEFRGDRASWTIDTRDGRAVSVLRGTHPQGADITLAAPDAEWRRVIDGDTDWFRGTSPGLGQLTVEGDGVAAMRNVKAMWLLLGALSRTGKPAAEPGPYAPDPTPGRHTEVTGRYAEVGGLRTYYEEAGEGIPIVCIHAAGQDTLMYRHVVEGLSDEFRVISLDAPGHGKTLEPAGGAFRSISDHADFNEEFMAALGLENPVIVGCSMGGNMVLELAARRPDFYRAVISAEGSDYTPTVSDTLLEMLLLNGAQILEGWSQSMTGRRTPPQRAREVVWQLRRVCPEVIAADLTGYAGFDRRYQVGRIDSPVLLLRGDADWLVPQDMVEQVADRIPGSRIAVLEGTGHYPMIENPVEFNDTVRGFVKEAVR
- a CDS encoding dihydrolipoamide acetyltransferase family protein, with amino-acid sequence MADLLRMPEVAAGSTAAVLSGWPVAEGASFSAGDSLVVVETDKAEVDVPATSDGSLLKTLVPAGTEVEVGSPIAVITMPGEEVRDLETLFVSLGIAQPAEFTEAVRRDVPDPASTPPTSEPPTSEPPMSAMPARVPHQTQGRIFASPLARRLAREAGIAIESITGTGPGGRIVRDDITRAVAATPDPAPAAPRTSETVPLPAQRTPAPEAVPPYETIPHSRIRRAIATRLTESKQNAPHFYLKGQIRVGELLSLRRQLNAAGDVKISVNDLLIKAVAKAHVQVPEMNVIWTDDAVHRFDAVDISVAIATESGLVTPVLRNVGGLSLSAISTQVRAFGEQARGGTLRQRDLEGGSITISNLGMYGAEEFSAIINPPQAAILAVGTTTRAPVVADDGSLQAADLMTLTLSVDHRPADGTLAARWFSALREHIETPLRLLT